A genome region from Rattus norvegicus strain BN/NHsdMcwi chromosome 17, GRCr8, whole genome shotgun sequence includes the following:
- the Ptch1 gene encoding protein patched homolog 1 isoform X5, whose amino-acid sequence MVLLIFPAILSMDLYRREDRRLDIFCCFTSPCVSRVIQVEPQAYTEPHSNTRYSPPPPYSSHSFAHETHITMQSTVQLRTEYDPHTHVYYTTAEPRSEISVQPVTITQDTLSCQSPESTSSTRDLLSQFSDSSLHCLEPPCTKWTLSSFAEKHYAPFLLRPKAKVVVILLFLGLLGVSLYGTTRVRDGLDLTDIVPRETREYDFIAAQFKYFSFYNMYIVTQKADYPNIQHLLYDLHKSFSSVKYVMLEENKQLPQMWLHYFRDWLQGLQDAFDSDWETGRIMPNNYKNGSDDGVLAYKLLVQTGSRDKPIDISQLTKQRLVDADGIINPSAFYIYLTAWVSNDPVAYAASQANIRPHRPEWVHDKADYMPETRLRIPAAEPIEYAQFPFYLNGLRDTSDFVEAIEKVRVICNNYTSLGLSSYPNGYPFLFWEQYISLRHWLLLAISVVLACTFLVCAVFLLNPWTAGIIVMVLALMTVELFGMMGLIGIKLSAVPVVILIASVGIGVEFTVHVALAFLTAIGDKNHRAMLALEHMFAPVLDGAVSTLLGVLMLAGSEFDFIVRYFFAVLAILTVLGVLNGLVLLPVLLSFFGPCPEVSPANGLNRLPTPSPEPPPSVVRFAVPPGHTNNGSDSSDSEYSSQTTVSGISEELRHYEAQQGTGGPAHQVIVEATENPVFARSTVVHPDSRHQPPLNSRQQPHLDSGSLSPGRQGQQPRRDPPREGLRPPPYRPRRDAFEISTEGHSGPSNRDRSGPHGARSHNPRNPTSTAMGSSVPSYCQPITTVTASASVTVAVHPPPGPGRNPRGGPCPGYESYPETDHGVFEDPHVPFHVRCERRDSKVEVIELQDVECEERPWGSSSN is encoded by the exons ATGGTTCTACTCATTTTCCCTGCAATTCTCAGCATGGATTTATACAGACGTGAGGACAGAAGATTGGATATTTTCTGCTGTTTCACAAG CCCCTGTGTCAGCCGGGTGATTCAAGTTGAACCGCAGGCCTACACAGAGCCTCATAGTAACACCCGGtacagccccccacccccgtaCAGCAGCCACAGCTTCGCCCATGAAACCCACATCACCATGCAGTCCACCGTTCAGCTCCGCACAGAATATGACCCTCACACACACGTCTACTACACCACCGCCGAGCCGCGCTCTGAGATCTCTGTACAGCCTGTCACCATCACCCAGGACACCCTCAGCTGTCAGAGCCCTGAGAGCACCAGTTCCACCCGGGACCTGCTTTCTCAATTCTCTGACTCCAGCCTCCACTGCCTTGAGCCCCCCTGCACCAAGTGGACACTTTCTTCGTTTGCAGAGAAGCACTACGCTCCTTTCCTCTTGAGACCCAAAGCCAAG GTTGTGGTAATCCTTCTTTTCCTGGGCTTGCTGGGCGTCAGCCTTTATGGGACCACCCGAGTGAGAGACGGGCTGGACCTCACGGACATTGTCCCCCGGGAAACCAGAGAATATGACTTCATAGCTGCCCAGTTCAAGTACTTCTCTTTCTACAACATGTATATAGTCACCCAGAAAGCAGACTACCCAAATATCCAACACCTGCTTTACGACCTTCATAAGAGTTTCAGCAGTGTGAAGTATGTCATGCTGGAGGAGAACAAGCAACTTCCCCAAATGTGGCTGCATTACTTTAGAGACTGGCTCCAAG GACTTCAGGATGCATTTGACAGTGACTGGGAAACCGGGAGGATCATGCCAAACAATTATAAAAATGGATCTGATGATGGGGTCCTCGCTTACAAACTCCTGGTGCAGACTGGCAGCCGAGACAAGCCCATCGACATTAGTCAG TTGACTAAACAGCGTCTGGTGGACGCAGATGGCATCATTAATCCGAGCGCTTTCTACATCTACCTGACCGCTTGGGTCAGCAATGACCCTGTAGCTTACGCTGCCTCCCAGGCCAACATCCGGCCTCACAGACCAGAGTGGGTGCACGACAAAGCTGACTACATGCCAGAGACCAGGCTGAGAA tcccagcagCAGAGCCCATAGAGTACGCTCAGTTCCCTTTCTACCTCAACGGCCTACGGGACACCTCAGACTTTGTGGAAGCCATAGAAAAAGTGAGAGTCATCTGTAACAACTACACGAGTCTGGGGCTGTCCAGCTACCCCAATGGCTACCCCTTCCTGTTCTGGGAGCAGTACATCAGCCTGCGTCACTGGCTGCTGCTAGCCATCAGCGTGGTGCTGGCCTGCACATTTCTAGTGTGCGCAGTCTTCCTCCTGAACCCCTGGACGGCCGGGATCATT GTCATGGTCCTGGCTTTGATGACCGTTGAGCTCTTCGGCATGATGGGCCTCATTGGGATCAAGCTGAGTGCTGTGCCGGTGGTCATCCTGATTGCGTCTGTTGGCATTGGAGTAGAATTCACCGTCCACGTGGCTTTG GCCTTTCTGACAGCCATTGGGGACAAGAACCACAGGGCTATGCTCGCCCTGGAGCACATGTTCGCTCCTGTTCTGGACGGTGCTGTGTCCACTCTGCTGGGTGTACTGATGCTTGCGGGATCCGAATTTGACTTCATTGTCAG ATACTTCTTTGCCGTCCTGGCCATCCTCACCGTCTTGGGAGTTCTCAACGGACTGGTTCTGCTGCCTGTACTCTTATCCTTCTTCGGACCATGTCCTGAG GTGTCTCCAGCCAACGGCCTAAACCGGCTGCCCACTCCTTCGCCTGAGCCGCCCCCAAGCGTCGTCCGGTTTGCCGTGCCTCCTGGTCACACGAACAATGGGTCTGATTCCTCCGACTCCGAGTACAGCTCTCAGACCACGGTGTCTGGCATCAGTGAGGAGCTCAGGCACTATGAAGCACAGCAGGGCACCGGAGGTCCTGCCCACCAAGTGATTGTGGAAGCCACAGAAAACCCCGTCTTTGCCCGGTCCACT GTGGTGCATCCTGACTCCAGACATCAGCCTCCCTTGAACTCTCGGCAACAGCCCCACCTGGACTCTGGCTCCCTGTCCCCTGGACGGCAAGGCCAGCAGCCTCGAAGGGATCCCCCCAGAGAAGGCTTGCGGCCACCCCCCTACAGACCGCGCAGAGACGCTTTTGAAATTTCTACTGAAGGGCATTCTGGCCCTAGCAATAGGGACCGCTCGGGCCCCCATGGGGCCCGTTCTCACAACCCTCGGAACCCAACGTCCACTGCCATGGGCAGCTCTGTGCCCAGCTACTGCCAGCCTATCACCACTGTGACGGCTTCCGCTTCTGTAACTGTCGCTGTGCACCCCCCACCTGGACCTGGGCGCAACCCCCGAGGGGGACCCTGTCCAGGCTACGAGAGCTACCCCGAGACTGATCACGGGGTGTTCGAGGATCCCCATGTGCCTTTTCATGTCAGGTGTGAGAGGAGGGACTCGAAGGTGGAGGTTATAGAACTACAGGACGTGGAGTGTGAGGAGAGGCCGTGGGGGAGCAGCTCCAACTGA